ACCAGTTTCGTAGTTTTTAATTAGAATTTCTTCTGCATTTTTAGCTTGTTTCAGATTTTTAGTTTGTGTTTTATAACTAATTCTTGCAGAAATGCGTTCGTTTTTTGCTTTATCTAAAAACGTTTCTAATTTATTTTTTCGTTCTTGCTTCTGTGCTAAAACTTCTTCTTGTTGTAAGCTGTTTTGTTTGGTTTTTGATTTATAACTATTATTAAATATAGGAATAGAAAGGGTTACCATTGGCATCAAAATATCTTTACCATTATCACTAAAACTAATATTTGGACGTTCTGTAACATTTATATAATCTAAACCAAAACCAATCATTGGAGCGCTTTCTTTCTGATTTAATAATTCTGATTTTTCTATAGATTGATACAATCTATCGTACTTTAATAATTCTGGATGAACTGATAAATTATTAGCTTTGGTATCAAAATTTTCTGCAGGAAAATTCAAATCACCCACAACATTTATAAAAATTGATTTATCACGATTCAATAACTTATTGAAAGTAGTTTGTTCTGCTAAATACTGTTGATTTAAAATTGCCAATAATTGCTCCATTTCATTTTGGCGCATTTGCAAACGCAATACATCTACCATAGATGCCTTATTAACTTCAACAGATGTTAATGCTAATGTTTCATAAGTTTGAAGTAGTTTTATATTTTCTTTTAAAACATTTTGCTTTGCTTTATTTTCATACAAATTATAATATGATTGGGAAACTGAAGTAATTAATTTTCGTTTGGCAATAACAATATCTTCATATTTAACCACTGCCATAGAAGAAACATAGTTTTCTCTGGAAGTAATTGTACCAAACCAAGGCAACATTTGTTTCACAGAAATTCTAAAACGTTGTGCACCAGTTCTGGTTTCTGGTTCGCTTACAAAATACCCAACACCAAATTCAGTATTTGGCAATGTATTTACTTCATTCACTTTTTCTGAAGCAATATTATATTGCAATTCAAATTTTTGAATTGCTGGGTTATTTTTTAGAGCTTGCTCAATAAGTACATTTAATTCTTGTGCATTTGAAAAACCAAAAGCTAAAAAACTTATGAGTGTAAAAATTAAATTTTTCATTTGTTTGCTTTTTTTAATTTGAATTCTTCTCTCCAACTATATAAAACAGGTAAAAGAAAATAAGATGTGATATCTATGACCATTCCTCCAAAAATTGGAATCGCCATTGGAATCATAATATCGCTTCCTTTTCCTGTAGAGGTTAAAACTGGTAATAATGCTAAAATTGTTGTAACAGTAGTCATTAAACAAGGACGAATTCTTTTTTCTGCAGCTTCCAAAGCTGAAGCTCGTATGCTCTTTTTATCTGCAGGTTTTTCACGTTTAAAAGTTTGTGTTAAATAGGTTGCCATAACTACACCATCATCTGTAGCAATACCAAACAATGCAATAAAGCCAACCCAAACTGCTACACTTAAATTGATGGTTTTCATATTAAATAAGTCTCGCATATTTTCACCAAAAAAGCTAAAATTGAAAAACCAATCTTGCCCATATAACCAAATCATAATAAAACCACCTGCAAAAGCAATGGTTATGGCTGTAAAAACCATAAATGATGTAGCAACCGATTTAAACTGAAAATATAAAATCAAGAAAATAATTGCTAATGCTAATGGAACTATAACAGACAGTGTTTTTTCTGCACGTAATTGGTTTTCATAAGTTCCCGTAAATTTATAACTGATGCCTTTTGGAACCGTTAATTCACCAGAATCTATTTTTTTTTGAAACAATTTTTGTGCATTTTCTACTACATCAACTTCTGCAAAACCATCTAATTTATCAAACAGTACATAACCAATTAAAAAAGTATCTTCACTTTTTATAACTTGTGGACCTTGCTCATATCTAATCGTTGCTAACTCACTTAAAGGAACAGGATTCCCTTTTTCAATAGGAATATAAATGTCTTTTATCGATTCAGGATTATTACGCAATTCTCTTGGATAACGTACTCGAATACCATAACGTTCTCTTCCTTCCACAGTTTGAGTTAATTGCATACCACCAACTGCAACTTTTAAAACATTCTGAACATCTTCAATAGAAATTCCATAACGTGCTATTTTTTCTCTATCAATATCAATCAGTAAATATGGCTTACCAACAATTCTATCTGCAAAAACAGCTTCTACTTTAACACCTTCTGCTTGTTTTAAAAGGCTCTCTAATTGCAAACCAAAAGCTTCAATTTGTTTTAAATCTTGCCCTTTTACTTTTATTCCCATTGGTGCACGCATACCTGTTTGAAGCATTACCAATCTTGTTTCTATGGGTTGTAATTTTGGAGCAGAAGTAACGCCTGGTAATTTGGTGACTTTGACAATTTCATTCCAAATATCATCTGGAGAACTAATTTCTGGTCGCCAATTTCTGTAGTATTCTCCATCTTCATCTTCGATAAGTTGAGACCTTTCGACTGCGCTCAAGGAGACATTTTCAGTATTATTTGGATTTGTTACAAAACCACCATTTTTCAATTCAAAAGCACCATCTTCATTTACTTTATAACGTTGTCTTTTTCCCTCTGAATTTCTCATATATTCAGTTTTATACTGAATCATATTTTCATACATTGACAAAGGTGCAGGATCTAAAGCAGATTCTGTTCTACCAGCTTTACCAACCACAGTTTCAATTTCTGGAATGGTTGCTACTGCCATATCCAATTGTTGTAAAACGCGTTTATTTTCTTCGACACCAGAATGTGGCATTGAGGTTGGCATCAGTAAAAAAGAACCTTCATTTAAAGAGGGCATAAATTCTTTACCTGTGTTATAAAATATCCAAAATCCAAATATAAGAACTGATGTTGGTATCATTAAAAACAACACTTTATTTGCTAATGCCCATTGTAGAATTTGACTATAATATTTTCTAAAAACTGAAAATATTCCTAAAATACCAAAGCAAATAATGGCTACAAAAATTAAGTTGATAAAGATACTTCTGTCAAAACCTAGTGGTCGCCAATATTCTGCAAGTAAGAATATAATAGCAGTACAAGAAATAATGATATTTATAAGGTTGTTATTTTTCTTGTTTAGTTTTCCTATAACAACTAATAAACCATTAACTCCAAAAGCAATTAGAATTACACCCAACCAATAACCACTAATTGTAATTACAATACCAGCCACTATTAAAGCGATATTTATAATATGATTAAAAGATTTTTTTAGTGTTGTTTTTCTGAATAAATAAGCTGCAAAAGGGGGAATTAAAAACAAAGCAATAACCAAAGAAGCTGATAGTGCCATTGTTTTTGTAAACGCCAAAGGTCTAAATAATTTTCCTTCTGCACCAATCATTGTAAAAACAGGTACAAAACTTATAATTGTTGTTAAAACTGCTGTTAAAATGGCACCAGAAACTTCTGCAGTTGCATTATAAATTACTTCGTCTGTAGTATATTTTGTTCCATCTTCACGAGTTTGTAACTTTTTATCATCTAAATGACGAATCATATTTTCGGCGAGAATTACGCCAACATCAACCATAGTTCCTATCGCAATTGCAATACCTGAAAGTGCTACAATATTTGCATCCACATTAAATAGTTTCATCGTTACAAAAACCATTAAAACTGCAACAGGTAATAAACCAGATATTAAAATAGAAGCTCGAAGATTGAAAACCATTACAATAATTACCAAAATGGTAATCAAAATTTCTAATGTTAACGCTTCATTTAGTGTGTCTAAAGTTTCTTCAATTAATTCTGTCCTATCGTAAAAAGGAACAATAGTTACTTGTGATGTTCTACCATCAGCTAAAACTTTTGTTGGTAAACCTCCTTTTAATTCTTCAATTTGAGCTTTTACATTCGTAATTACTTCCATAGGATTTGCTCCATATCTTGCAACTACGACACCTCCAACAACTTCTGCACCTTCTTTATCTAACAAACCTCTTCTTGTTGCAGGACCTAAAGAAACTTTACCAATATCTTTTATTTTGATTGCTGTAAAATCTTCGGATGTAACTACTGCGTTTTCAATATCTTCAATAGATTTAATATACCCCAAACCACGAACTAAATATTCAGCTTGATTGATTTCTAAAGTTTGTGCTCCAATATCTTGATTGCTACTTTTAACGGCTTTTACAACTTGATTTAAACCAATATTGTATTGACGCA
The DNA window shown above is from Polaribacter sp. Hel_I_88 and carries:
- a CDS encoding efflux RND transporter permease subunit, with the protein product MINNSIKFLIENKLVAILLLVLFIGWGTVNAPFNWDTGFLPSNPVAVDAIPDIGENQQIVFTKWDGRSPQDIEDQITYPLTTSLLGIPGVKTIRSSSMFGFSSIYIIFEEDVEFYWSRSRILEKLNSLPSGLLPEGVNPALGPDATGLGQIFWYTLEGRDEKGNVTGGWDLHELRSIQDYYVKYALSSASGVSEVASIGGYVQEYQVDVNPELMRQYNIGLNQVVKAVKSSNQDIGAQTLEINQAEYLVRGLGYIKSIEDIENAVVTSEDFTAIKIKDIGKVSLGPATRRGLLDKEGAEVVGGVVVARYGANPMEVITNVKAQIEELKGGLPTKVLADGRTSQVTIVPFYDRTELIEETLDTLNEALTLEILITILVIIVMVFNLRASILISGLLPVAVLMVFVTMKLFNVDANIVALSGIAIAIGTMVDVGVILAENMIRHLDDKKLQTREDGTKYTTDEVIYNATAEVSGAILTAVLTTIISFVPVFTMIGAEGKLFRPLAFTKTMALSASLVIALFLIPPFAAYLFRKTTLKKSFNHIINIALIVAGIVITISGYWLGVILIAFGVNGLLVVIGKLNKKNNNLINIIISCTAIIFLLAEYWRPLGFDRSIFINLIFVAIICFGILGIFSVFRKYYSQILQWALANKVLFLMIPTSVLIFGFWIFYNTGKEFMPSLNEGSFLLMPTSMPHSGVEENKRVLQQLDMAVATIPEIETVVGKAGRTESALDPAPLSMYENMIQYKTEYMRNSEGKRQRYKVNEDGAFELKNGGFVTNPNNTENVSLSAVERSQLIEDEDGEYYRNWRPEISSPDDIWNEIVKVTKLPGVTSAPKLQPIETRLVMLQTGMRAPMGIKVKGQDLKQIEAFGLQLESLLKQAEGVKVEAVFADRIVGKPYLLIDIDREKIARYGISIEDVQNVLKVAVGGMQLTQTVEGRERYGIRVRYPRELRNNPESIKDIYIPIEKGNPVPLSELATIRYEQGPQVIKSEDTFLIGYVLFDKLDGFAEVDVVENAQKLFQKKIDSGELTVPKGISYKFTGTYENQLRAEKTLSVIVPLALAIIFLILYFQFKSVATSFMVFTAITIAFAGGFIMIWLYGQDWFFNFSFFGENMRDLFNMKTINLSVAVWVGFIALFGIATDDGVVMATYLTQTFKREKPADKKSIRASALEAAEKRIRPCLMTTVTTILALLPVLTSTGKGSDIMIPMAIPIFGGMVIDITSYFLLPVLYSWREEFKLKKANK
- a CDS encoding TolC family protein, which codes for MKNLIFTLISFLAFGFSNAQELNVLIEQALKNNPAIQKFELQYNIASEKVNEVNTLPNTEFGVGYFVSEPETRTGAQRFRISVKQMLPWFGTITSRENYVSSMAVVKYEDIVIAKRKLITSVSQSYYNLYENKAKQNVLKENIKLLQTYETLALTSVEVNKASMVDVLRLQMRQNEMEQLLAILNQQYLAEQTTFNKLLNRDKSIFINVVGDLNFPAENFDTKANNLSVHPELLKYDRLYQSIEKSELLNQKESAPMIGFGLDYINVTERPNISFSDNGKDILMPMVTLSIPIFNNSYKSKTKQNSLQQEEVLAQKQERKNKLETFLDKAKNERISARISYKTQTKNLKQAKNAEEILIKNYETGTIDFNDVLDIQELQLKFEMNQIESIKSYFVQTTIINYLTN